TTTGTCGAGCCATGCGATCTCCGCCGGCGTGAGCTTCGACCGTgctttcttcttcttcattgtggGGTGGGCGGTGGTGGCAACCGGGTCAACGGGTTTCTTCGGGGCGCCGACCACGGAGGAGGGAGTGGAGGGGGAGCGCGGGAGGGTTTTTGGGAATGAGAGGGAAAGTAGAAGCGTTGTGTCCTCGACGGGCGGGCCGGTGGAGGACAAGGGCGCGTGTCCCGCCTGTCCGTTTCGACAACTTCTCCCTTCTCCCCACCTGATGCCACAAGCCATCCGTAAAGTGTAATCTGTAGAATCTATCCGTAAGTGTAGCATTACTGCTCATCGCACACGCCACTTTCCCCCGAAAGAGCTTCCCATCTCATAAAAAAGGTTGGCTCCACCACCACATATACATATATTCTTAGTTTTACCAAAAACAGCTTAAAGCATCTAAGCATCACATACTGTTGCCAAGATGCAAAGATGATGTATTTTTGGGACATTAGAGATTCAGTTTCTCACCTTTATGCCACCAAGGGGGGCATACATATATAGGACAAAGGCTCTTGTCGAGACCAGATCCCTCTATTTCTCCATCCATCATCGTCGTCACAATCTAGAGAGAGAGTGAGAGCGTGAccagtagtagagatagagagagagCCCATCCGACCATCGACTCCAGTCCTAGAGAGAGAAAAATccatcggagggggaaggaagcaacgagggagggaggaaggaaggaaggaaagGAGGCAGCTTTAAAAAAGAGTCAAACTCCGTCCGGCTCCCCCACTTTCTCTCTCTACATCGCCCAATCCCCCCGCACCAATCGCCGTCGCGTCACTGCCCCGTCCCCCCCTCCGCGCTCGCTCCTGCTCCCCCCCCTCCCCTCCGCGCCGCTACCCCGCCTAGGGTTCCGGCCGCCCGATTGGGAAACCCTAGCTCCCCCTCCGGCGCCGGAAGGCGGCGCCTTTCTTCCTTTTTCCGCAAAAATTCCCCGCGGATTCCCGACTTCCGGCCGCCAAAACCCTAGCTTTGGGGCTGGGATCGGGGAATCCGGGCGGCGCGCGCGCGGATCCCGCCCGAATCGGTGGGGAGGCGCCCTGATCCGCCCCTAGGGTTTCGCGGGGGACCCGGCCCATGttcgcggcggcggcagcggcatgCTGCTGCTGACTCGCTGGGCGAGATGCAGCGGTACGCGGGCGCCGGCAACAGCAACAGCTCTGGGTTTAGCGGCGGCCCGGCGTCGGCCGGCGGCAGGGACAGCTCCAGGCTCGATGTCTCGCCCTACGCTCCGCCCAATTACCCCCTGAACCCGAGGTATTAACACGCCCCTGTTCTGCTCTGTCCGTGCAAATTTAGCTGCTTAATCAAACCGGTATCGACAATAGCGTAGTGTTAGCGAGCCGAGGCGCGCCAATTAGTCTGTATTTAGTTGGTAGTAGTCTCTCATGGATCAGTAATTACGCAGCAAGCTAGAAGGTATGGTGCCGTAGTAATGGCGTTTCGTTAGAGGCATTACTGTGTTCCGTTTCCGTTACTACGCCACGTGCACGCTTGAACTTCCAATAATGAACCCGCCGTATGCTATACTTGGATTTTTCAGTGTATGGAATGAAATGAATAGCTACCCTTTATATGAACTATTATTCTGTCACAACCTAGTATTGTACAGCCGAAGCTATTTTAATTGAACCAAGTGCAAGCTAAGCCATCATATTTACCGTCACTTGTCTTTAAGATGGACTAGCTAGCTCATTTTCTGAATAACACTTCACAGTTTCGCGGAGCATCAGGTCCTTATCATTGGTTATCTATGGCATTACATTATACATCAATCTGTACTGTTGGAACAAAAAAGGAACTGCAGACTCTGTTTGTTGCAAAATGGAGATTTTTGCTTTTCATTGGGGTGAAATAAACCCCCAACCTTCACAGCTAATTTTACTCGAGGAATAAAAAATGCATCTTTTCCCCCTAAAAAGGAGTCTTTCGTCACTTTTATCCTATACCATAAATTCGCAGTATCTAATATAACCACTACCTACGTTCCAAAATATATGATGTTTTTGGTAGGCTAGctccgttccaaaataaatgATGTTTTGGTAGGCTAGTTTAGCCTATcatatattttggaacggaggtaGTAGAACGTAGGGTTCTTGATGACTAGAAAAACAGTATGCTGGTGGCAAAATCAATTAATCGTTGCCATGTTTCCGGTGAAGTAAGTTGACACTACTATCCAAATCTGTCATTTGCATTTTCCTGTGCCAGTAGTAAATTGTGACCTGTGTTTCCTAATACTACTGTTTTTCAGGCGACAACAACAGCTAGCTCCGTACAGGCTAAAGTGTGACAGGGAACCACTTAACAACAAGTATGTATAAACTTCTGAACCAAAAGCACTTCACTGAAAGAGCCAGAGTATGCGGCTTATTAATTTATTGTCCGCCTCACAGTGGTTGTATTTTGGTTACTTTCTTTGCCCTCAGTTTCAGCATTGACTCATTGTTTGCATATGTGAACACATTTCCATTGCTCTTTTTGGCTACAGATACTAGTTGTTTTGTCCTGTGATATGACTTCACTTAGTCTCACTCAGTAGTCCTCTTCGATATGGCTCTTTTGTAGGCTTGGACCACCTGACTTCTATCCTCAAACCCCAAACTGTCCTGAAGAGACGTTAACCAAAGAATATGTACAGTCTGGGTACAAGGAGACTGTTGAAGGAATAGAGGTGCGTTTGGGCATAAAAGCTTTGTACGATGCATTAATTTAGGGCCACCCCCCTGCTTATTGAATATTGTCATGGGTTTAGAGTTAGACATAATTATAAATTTACTACATATCTATCGTTCTTGACTGTTATTATTTCTTTGATGGGCTTGATAGGAAGCAAGAGAGATCGTACTCAGTCATATCTCATACTTCTGCAAGCCAGATATAGTTGGAAAATGCAAGGAGGTAAGAAAATTTGGTCGTGGGGGTATCTTGTTTTCCCAGTATGTATAACTAATTACTGCTTAATTTTGTATGATATGATTTCAGTCCTAACCATTTATGTTTCACCTTTCTGTAACCCAATCAGCACCAGGGTGTTACAGATTTATTTACCTTCTGTACTGTACGAGTTTATACATAGATGATTTGATGATAGGTTGACTGTAAAACAGGAATTATCTTTTGCCCATCTGTTTTCTGTTtgttttactccctccgttcctaaatataagtctttttagagattccactatggactacatacagagcaaaataagtgaatctacactctaaaatatgtctatatacatccgtttgtagtttgtagtggaatctctaaaaagacttacatttgggaacggagggagtagttcactaGCCTGAAAAACAAATTGCTATTGTGGATGGTGTAATGGCTAGTTGATCTCTATCATCAATAATGAAATGCTTGTTTGCACTAGCTGATCATCCATGCATACATGATACATGTAATCATTGAAAACCTTACTCTGATGTTTGATGTCACGGCTTGTTTGCTTCTGTTCTCTTTGGGTGCTGTGTGGAGACGGTAGCATCTAGCGCTGTCAGGGTTTGGGGTTCAACTTGGCTGGTTATGCAGAAGGCAAGGCTGGGCTGTCTTCCTTTTATATTTGAGTTGAATCGGAGGTTCTATTAAGTTTACCTTGTTGATCTGTAATGTTTCAAGAACGTGACTTCAACGTGAAGGGCTCAGGGGAGGATTGTAGATGCATTATATGATTGTTAGGAATTACTAGTTCCTAACCTTTCTCGCTGATGGATAGCACGTGGAACCTTAAAAGCACACCTTTCATTTCTTTGTTACATTTCTTTCTTTCCCTCTTTTTCCGTTTTATGTATTGGGTGGAGACTATGGCTACACTTCACACCTTTTGTTGTCCATTGTTTTCTGAAGGCACTAAAGAAACGGTTAAGGGCTATTAATGAATCTCGTGCTCAAAAGAGAAAGGTATCGCGTCATCGCTCTTGATTTGGCTAATTTGCTTCAATGTGGATGTCTGTCAAACTTGATATGTCTTATCTTCTGATATGTCAAACAGACCAGTGACTTTTCCTGTTTTCATAGGCTGGCCAAGTTTATGGAGTTCCTCTTTCTGGATCACTGTTGATAAAACCTGGAGTTTATCCGGAGCAAAGACCATGTAATGAGGACTCCCGCAGAAAATGGGCTGAGGTTGGCTGAAATGACCTTCTGTTTGTTATTAAAATTTCTTTTAAATAGGACGCTGGCAGAAGTTCTGCAATTTGTTATCTATTTCACCAAAAACTTTATCTCACTCATCTTTGCATGATGGTTAGGTGTTTTTCTTTAGTTCAGTATTTGCATACCAGTTAATGATGAACTGTATTTCTTTTGCGGAGTTGCTTTGACTTCAACCCTGTATTACCGTTTGGCAATTATTATGTTGTTTGGCATAGGCGGTATCTTTGTAGATCTCCCTTGCTGTATCTCATAAAATTTTGCATCTAGCAAGGGTGTGAAGGCTAATAGGATGCGAATCTTGATTTGTGGTTTTTACTGGCACCGAGTTTACTTTTGTTACATTGCTGCTGCCATGGCTATGCTTAGTTTAACTTATTTTTCTTGTTTGTGTGTGCCATTACTCTGCAGGCCCTTGCCCAGCCAAACAAGCGACTGCGTTTGTTATCTGAGCACGTTCCTCATGGTTATCGTAGGAAATCACTTTTTGATGTTCTTACTCGATGCAATGTTCCATTACTAAGGGCAACATGGTTTGTGAAAGTTACATACCTAAATCAGGTTTGCAATTCTTTTGAGCCATCTCATGCTTCCTACCAACTGGCATATATTATATAATAATTGTAACAAAGTCCTGCTGTAGCCACAGGTTCGACCAACATCCAGCAGTATCTCAACTGGTGCTTCTGATAATCAACGATCTAACCAGTGGACAAAGGATGTTGTTGAATATTTGCAACAGCTTCTGGACGAATTTAATCTAAAAGAGGCACATCCGTCTTTTAAAGAACAGCCGTCAGCAGGGCTTATTTCTGGAGCAACTCAAGTAAAATTGAAACATGAAGCACCCTCAGCTGGTGGAGATACTGAAGAGCCCTTGGTGCACTTCAAATGGTGGTATATGGTTCGTCTTGTCCAATGGCATCTCACAGAAGAATTGCTAGTTCCCTCGGTACTTATTGAATGGTTATGTTACCAACTTCAGGTACTTTTGTTGCATTGAAAGAGTGATTTGTCATATTCCATGATGTTTCAGTTCCCTTGACAGTGTTTTTTCTCGTTAATGATTTGCTTCTACCCTCCACCAGGAGAGAGATTCAGTTGAGGCCTTGGAGCTTCTTTTGCCTATTGTACTTGGCTTGGTTGAGACCATCACTCTCTCACAAACATATGTGCGCATGTTTGTGGAAATTCTGGTTAGACGTCTGAGTGATGCTTCTGCTGTTGATAATCCGAAAAGGTCATCTATCTCTTCTGTTATAGCTGAGTTACTGCGATACATGGTACTTGCGGTGCCAGATACATTTGTTTCTTTGGACTGCTTTCCTCTTCCTTCATTTGTGGCCCCTGATGTATATGGTAGAGGTGCTTTGCTGAAGATAACTGGTGGTGGTGAAATGTCTAGTTCTAAGAGGCGGGATGTGTACCGGTATCTGTCCTGCGGTTATGCTGTCTGTTCAATTCAGAGACGAGCATCTGATCTGGCGACCCTTGCCAGTCCTAATGTTCATGCACGTGGTGCAGCGAAAGTGGTACAGGCTTTGGACAAGGCTCTTGTCACAGGAAATTTGACAATGGCGTATTCTTCACTCTTTAATGATCTATCTGATGCATTAATGGAAGAAAGGTGGATTAAAGAAGTCAGTCCTTGCTTGCAGTCTTCTCTAATGTGGATTGGGACTGTTGAGTTATCCCTAATCTGTTCcatattttttctttgtgaatgGGCAACATGTGATTATCGTGATTGCCGTACATCTCCCAGTCAGAATGTAAAATTTACAGGAAGAAGAGATTTATCTCAGATACATCTGGCAGTGTCTATCTTGAAAAACAAAATGACCGAGATGAATAAATTGTCTCGGTCTAAGAGTAGCAGTCGCATTGCAATGAATAATATCGGTAAAGGTTCTTCGCTGAATGATGCTTCAGTGGCTGCAACTAAAGTGGGTGATTCTTCTGGATTGAGAAGTAATGGAAAAaatgaggaggagaagaaggaaaggaaggATATCTTTGAAAGTCCTGGTCCATTGCATGACATCATTGTGTGCTGGCTGGATCAACATGAGGTTAGCAGTGCTGCAGGTTTTAAACGTGTGGATGTTCTCATCATAGAGCTTATTCGCAGCGGTGTATTTTATCCTCAAGCTTATGTAAGGCAGCTAATTATTAGTGGAGTAACCGATAAGAATGGTACTCTGCTAGATATGGAAAGGAAAAGGAGGCACCACAGAATTTTAAAGCAGCTTCCTGGGTCGTCTTTATTTGATATTCTCGAGGAAGATGTAGTTGCTGAAGAGCAACAATTGCATGAGGTGATGTCAACATATTCCAGTGAACGACGCCTTGTGCTTTCTGAACTTTCAAGTGGTCAGTCATTTGATGCAAATAACAGGGGTGAGTATACTTCAAGTTCCTACCTCCGGATTCCATCAGGAACTAATCACGGCGGTGTGCCTGAACAAGTAGAAGATGTGAAAGTTCTGGTGTCGAGCCTGTTGTGTTTTATATATCCCCACTCGGCAGAATCAGAACAAAATGAAACTAAAATGAACTTTCAAGGATCGTCTACTTCAACACTGACACAAGTTGATACCGGAGAAGCAAAAAACGGCTGTGAGGATTGTATGAGGATTAATGGACAAAAGTTGGATGAGAGAACCTCTCCTTTCTTCCCATTGATTCAATCAGACGAGGAAGATGTTTGGTGGGTGAGGAAAGGGACAGAGCTACAAGAATCTTTTAAGGCTGAACCTGCACTGAAGTCTATTAAGCAAACTTCTAGAGGTAGAGCAAAAGTGGTTCGCAAAACACAGAATCTGGCACAGCTTGCGACTGCTAAAATTGAAGGCAGTCAGGGGGAGGCATCTACAAGTCATCTTTGCGAGAGCAAGCTGAGCTGTCCTCACCATAAACCTAGCACTGATGGTGACAATGGCAAAGATGCTGATCACACGAGGATGACAAATCTGGCTGAAGTTGGGAAGTCATTGAAGAAACTTAGATTGCTTGAAAGGCGCTCCATTTCTGTGTGGTTGTTGAAATCAGTAAGGCAACTTGTTGAAGGAAATGAAACGACAGCTTGCAAAGCTAGCAATTCCATAAGCTCATTTTCCTCTCAGCCTGATGACAAAACTGTGCCCAAATGGAGGCTAGGAGATGAAGAACTGATGTCAATTCTCTATATACTGGACACATGCTGTGATTTAGCCTCTGCTGCAAGGTTCCTTGTATGGTTGCTAGCAAAAATTCGTGGAGGAATGGGTACGCTTGGTCAAGTTGGGAGAAGTGCGGCGCATATGAAGAACAGAGATAACCAAGTTTGTCAGGTCGGTGAGGCATTTGTGTTCTCATCCTTGCTTAGGTACGTTTCTCCTAATGTTGATTCCATTAGTCTCAGTTTAAGTAAACGTGAAGCAGGCAACATGGGAATAGAAGATAATGAAATTTTAGTCAGAAGATAATGAAATTTTAGTCACTAGTATAGATGATAGTATCATCTTCTGTTTTGTTGTTTCTGCATCTATGTGAAACGAAAACGTGGCCTAAATTGTGGTGATTTCATGTGTGTTTTGCCTTATCAAGTTCCATGTCATGAAGGTTTACTAGAAATGAACAATACTTGTGTGATGTCTGCAGTCTGTTCTCATATATCCACCACCATTTATCTATTAAGTAGACACTGTTTTGTTTTTATGTGCTGATATGCCCTACAATTTAGTAAGAGTTACTTATGTTTCTGGTTTTATATGTAGACGTGCTCAGTGTTTTTTATGCTTACAGATGTGAATTAGTGGGAATGAACTTTTTGAAGCAACTATTCAGTTAAAGATTTGTTTTTGAACGTAAACAAAGTTCCTTGACTAGAGAGGGTAGCGAGAGAGATAGTCATATGTGATGAACTGATGTTTCGACTTAGCTATATACTGTATATTGATTTTCTCTGATGGCTCTACTATGTAATCCTTGCAGGTACGAGAACATACTTCTTGCAACTGATCTTTTGCCTGAAGTCCTCAATGCTTCAACAAACAGAAATTTTGTGTTAGGAACTGCAAGGCATCCCGCACCAGCAGCTTTTCCTTATACCCGGTATTTTTTGAGGAAATATAGGGATGTGGCTAGCGTGGTTAGGTGGGAGAAAATTTTTAGGACCACGTGTGACCAGCGACTGCTAGCTGATCTTGATAATGGTCGGTCGATTGATGGTGATTTTGTTTCCTCTTCGGGAGTCTTAGGAGGTGAAGAGATTGATGATCAAGTCCGTCAAAAGCTTAGCGGAAGGGGTTCAAGAATTATTCCAAATATGAAGGAGATAGTGCAGCGGCAAGCTGAAGAGATTCAACGCAATTTGAAAGAAAAGAAAATTCCTGCAGCACCCAAGAGTCCCTCTTTTGAGAAGGAAGACAGTTTTCAAATTGCACATGACACTGTTTTGGGCTTAGTAGAATGTATCAGGCAAAACGGAGGAGCAACTCCAGATGGAGACCCTTCAGCAGTTGCTTCTGCCGTTTCTGCAGTTGTTGTGAATGCCGGGCATGTCATAGCTAAACATTTGGATTTTGCAGGGGGTAACTATCATGGAGTTGCTTCTATTGGTAATTCATTAAGCTTTGTTCGGCACACTTTGCACATCCACATAAATTCTCTCTGCTTACTGAAAGAAGCTCTTGGGGACCGCTTCAGTCGGGTTTTTGAAGTAGCTCTGGCTGTTGAAGCTTCTTCAGCTGTTACAGCAGCTTTTGCTCCTCCTAAGGTCCAGCGCAATCAGTTTCAACCATCTTCTGAGACTCATGATGCCTATGGAAATCATACAAATGAACCTCTAAGTACCTCAGGGAAAGGCTTTGTTGGGAGGGCTGGAAAAGTAGCCGCTGCTATCTCTGCACTTGTTGTGGGTGCTGTTGTTCATGGAGCTGTCAGTCTTGAGCGGATGATTGCTGTCCTGAAAGTAAAAGATGGCTTGGAAATTCAGCAGGTCCTAAGAGGTTTGAGACCTAGCAATAATGGTGCGTCCCGTTCTGCTGTAACATTTAAGATGGATAATTCAATAGAGGTTTTGGTTCACTGGTTTAGGATTCTATTGGGAAACTGTAGAACCGTCTATGATGGGCTTATTGCAGACATTCTTGGTGAGTCGTATGTTCTGGCACTCTCGAGGTTGCAGCAGAAGCTTCCTTTGAGTGTGGTATTTCCTCCAGCCTATTCAATTTTTGCAATAGTACGTTGGAGGCAGTATATCCTTAGCCGAGAAGACATGCAAGTTTACCAGTCTATTGCAAATGCAATAAATGACATCACTAGGCATCAACCTTTTCGAGATATTTGCTTTCGTAATACACATCAGCTGTATGATCTTCTGGCTGCTGATGTTGGTGATTCGGAGTTTGCTGCAATGCTTGAAACACATTGCTCCGACAAGAATGTGAGGCAGCTATTTATGCCTCTCCGTGGCCGTCTTTTTCTGAACGCCCTTGTTGATTGTAAAACACCAGCAGTTATTCAGGTGGATGGTTCTGAACCTGGTGAGGCAAAAGAGAATGAGTTAAAAGTCCTCTCGGAGAGGCTTGTTCAGTCCCTAGATACCCTCCAACCTGCAAAGTTCCATTGGCAATGGGTTGAGTTGAGACTTCTTTTAGATGAACAGGCTCTTGCAGAGAAACTTGACAAAGCTGAAAAAAGTAAGATACCGATGCCGATACTGATGACACTTGCAGACGGGCTTCGGAAGCTGTCCCCTAATTCCGAGAGCTTTACACTATCTGAAAGCGAGAAAGGGTTTACTGAAATCATCCTGTCGAGATTAGTTGCCAGACCTGATGCTGCTCCTCTCTATTCTGAAGTTGTCCACCTTCTTGGGAAGCTACAGGAGTCACTTGTCGTGGATGTCAAATGGATCCTTCAAGGGCAAGATGCTGTTCTGGGACGCAAGTCCACAAGACAGCAGCTTCTTACTATTGCTACACGAAGAGGTGTTCCAATAAAGGCACAGGTTTGGAAACCATGGGGATGGTCCAGCTTGCTCACTGATGTAATGGCTAACAGAAGTGCCAAGAGGAAACTGGAAGCCGCTCCGATCGAGGAAGGAGAAGTTGTGGATGACCCTGCCGATGCCAAAAGGCCAAGCAAAAGTACCCCAAATAATGTCGATAGAAGCGTTGAAGCCACCAGATCTAATATAAATAAATATGTAACtgagaaggcctttgctgaattAATGTTGCCATGCATCGACAGGAGTTCGCCTGAATTTCGCAGTATATTTGCTGGTGAATTGATCAAACAGATGGGAACTGTCAGTGAACACATCAAAGCAATATCACGAAATGGTGCCAAACATGTTGGTTTAGTTCCTTCAGGAAATGATGTTTCATCGAACAAATCCAGTGGTCGAAAAGGAATTCGAGGTGGAAGTCCAAATATTGGCAGGCGAGTCACGGTTGGTAATGATCCAACTCCTCCTTCAGCATCTGCTCTGCAGGCAATAGTGTGGCTGCGCCTCCAATTTATCATCAGGCTGCTTCAAGTAATCCTGGCAGATAGGTGAGTATTGAAAAACAGTATAGTTTTGTTTGAAGTTAATTTTGCTTGGAGATTTTCCTGATATTAGTTTTTCAAATGATCAACATCTCTATTAAAAAACATCATTGCTTAGTTTTAAATTCTTAGTGTGACGTGTATTTCATGTACTAGATCACTAGCATGCTTGGGTAGTGTGAAACATCTCTATTCTTTTGATACTTTAGGGCATTGCTGTCCCTCAAGTGCAACTTGTGACTGTTTCTTTTCCTATACTAATGATTAATCTTGTATTTTCATGTTCTTACTAAAAACTCTAGGGGCATGAGGCATACACTTGCTCCTGCGATACTAAGCCTGCTTGCGGCACGCATAATCTATGAAGATGCAGATTCGCCCCTTCCTCCTGCCAGTTTGATTGCCTCGAGACGGGAAGTGGACTCTTTGCTGGAACCTCCCATGGATGTCCTGCTTGATCGCCCAAGCGAGAGTCTTTTCGAGAGGCTTTTATGTGTTTTCCATGCGCTGCTTGGCAATTGCAAACCAAGTTGGATGAAGTCGAAGCCAGTTTCCAAGCCAACCGTCAGAGCCTCACGAGATATCCCTGCATTTGATAATGAAGCGGCTGTCGCCTTGCAGGTCAGTTCAGTGTTTAAATCGATAACCGCTGTTACATGCTTTCTTGTTGCGTCATGTGCTATATATAATAATGTCTCGTTTCCTTCATCATATGCCACAAGTGGTTGATATGCACTTCCTGAATTGTGTTTCTCTGCCACTTTGTACTTCCCCACTGTCAGTAATGCTAACTTTCTTTTGCAGTCTGCGCTGGACCATATGGAGTTGCCTGGAGCAATCAGGAGAAGGATCCAGGCGGCGATGCCGATTCTCCCACCAGCTCGGCACCCTAGTATACAATGCCAGCCTTCCCAGCTGTCCTTGGCTGCACTGTCACCACTCCAGAGCACTCCATCTACATCAGGTCCTCAACAGAAAAGCACTTCTCACAGTTGGGTCCCCACCAACATCTCGAGCAGAAGCAAGGCGGTGTTGCCTCCCCAAGACCCCGAGATGGAGGTAGACCCCTGGACCTTGCTCGAGGACGGCACCAGCTGCCCCTCCACATCATCaggaagcaacagcgccagcggcATCGCCCCCGACCACTCCAACCTGAAGGCGTGCAGCTGGCTCAAGGGCGCGGTCAGGGTGCGGAGGGCGGAGCTGACATACATCGGGTCTCTGGACGACGACAGCTGACGCACAGCCACGGCGAGGGCGACCTGTCCTCGCACCGGACCGAACTCTTCTCCAGTGTACAAGAGGGTGGAAACCGCCGCCTTATGTGGCGGCCCCCGTGTAGAATACCGACCGACCGACCTTGCCCCTGTTTTGTTGCTAGGGCGCCTCGCAGGAGCGACGGTGTACATAGTGGGGGACATTAGTCCGCTCCGCGAGCAGCGGGCCCTGTCTGTGTAGCTTAATTAATTATCCAGGTTTAGGagagatgatgatgatggtgatgcacCTTAGCTGATTCGCCGAAAAGGCTCATATATTCTTTGGTCTGGTTGTGGTGCAAGTTGCTCTGCTGCTGCTTTTAACTGAGATGGTTTTGACCTGTTGATATATGATTGTTGGCTGGCTTCCTGCCTGTGAAACATTTGGTTGGTGCCAAGTTGGTGGATCTGTGGTATGCTCCATGTTCCATTTTCAGGATCCACTTGCATTTTGTGACTGAATTTTTGTCGTCGATTTGACCGATAGTAGTACATGAGTCGGGCGTCGTAAATACAAATTATACCATTGCAAACTTCTTTTCAAATATGGTATAGTTTTCTTTGGAAGCGCATGATCCAAGCTTTGTTGGTTAAACATGTTGGTCAGACTTAAATCTCGAAATACGTGTGTGCAATATTTGTTTTCGGAAAGGAGAGGGTACCAAAGGCCATTGCAAGGTCGTGGATTTCTTTCAATGTGTTCATTCTTGTTTCATGGGGATAAACTCTGAAATTTCCCAAAAGGATTGAAAATGGCGCTAAAATTTCAGGACGCGCGTACACGGCCGTCTGACTAGGGCTGGGAAAAATACAAATGAATCCAAGACGAGGACGAGCATCCACACGATTCCTATTTGACTTATGTTCTGTTGTTCACGAGTTTTCTTTTGTGATTTTGCCTTGATGCATACGCCCTCTGTAGACAAAATATAAGGCTCTTATAtgtctttacggagggagtagttaaaaGAAGCAGTCTTACTAAATCTTAGTCGACTGAGACTTAGTTAAGTCTTAGACGATGCTATATCCACGAGATTTTACATTAAGATCCGTgcaattatttatttatttttttctctttctttcttgcatgTCATGTCATTTGATCGAGTCTTGGTTAAATATGAGTCGACTGAAACCTAACCACACCTTTAAAGAAATGCTAGATGAAAAAGTCTCGCTTTGCAGAAATTGTGATGCCTGAGGCACCGTGCCG
This genomic window from Aegilops tauschii subsp. strangulata cultivar AL8/78 chromosome 4, Aet v6.0, whole genome shotgun sequence contains:
- the LOC109762605 gene encoding mediator of RNA polymerase II transcription subunit 12 isoform X1, whose translation is MQRYAGAGNSNSSGFSGGPASAGGRDSSRLDVSPYAPPNYPLNPRRQQQLAPYRLKCDREPLNNKLGPPDFYPQTPNCPEETLTKEYVQSGYKETVEGIEEAREIVLSHISYFCKPDIVGKCKEALKKRLRAINESRAQKRKAGQVYGVPLSGSLLIKPGVYPEQRPCNEDSRRKWAEALAQPNKRLRLLSEHVPHGYRRKSLFDVLTRCNVPLLRATWFVKVTYLNQPQVRPTSSSISTGASDNQRSNQWTKDVVEYLQQLLDEFNLKEAHPSFKEQPSAGLISGATQVKLKHEAPSAGGDTEEPLVHFKWWYMVRLVQWHLTEELLVPSVLIEWLCYQLQERDSVEALELLLPIVLGLVETITLSQTYVRMFVEILVRRLSDASAVDNPKRSSISSVIAELLRYMVLAVPDTFVSLDCFPLPSFVAPDVYGRGALLKITGGGEMSSSKRRDVYRYLSCGYAVCSIQRRASDLATLASPNVHARGAAKVVQALDKALVTGNLTMAYSSLFNDLSDALMEERWIKEVSPCLQSSLMWIGTVELSLICSIFFLCEWATCDYRDCRTSPSQNVKFTGRRDLSQIHLAVSILKNKMTEMNKLSRSKSSSRIAMNNIGKGSSLNDASVAATKVGDSSGLRSNGKNEEEKKERKDIFESPGPLHDIIVCWLDQHEVSSAAGFKRVDVLIIELIRSGVFYPQAYVRQLIISGVTDKNGTLLDMERKRRHHRILKQLPGSSLFDILEEDVVAEEQQLHEVMSTYSSERRLVLSELSSGQSFDANNRGEYTSSSYLRIPSGTNHGGVPEQVEDVKVLVSSLLCFIYPHSAESEQNETKMNFQGSSTSTLTQVDTGEAKNGCEDCMRINGQKLDERTSPFFPLIQSDEEDVWWVRKGTELQESFKAEPALKSIKQTSRGRAKVVRKTQNLAQLATAKIEGSQGEASTSHLCESKLSCPHHKPSTDGDNGKDADHTRMTNLAEVGKSLKKLRLLERRSISVWLLKSVRQLVEGNETTACKASNSISSFSSQPDDKTVPKWRLGDEELMSILYILDTCCDLASAARFLVWLLAKIRGGMGTLGQVGRSAAHMKNRDNQVCQVGEAFVFSSLLRYENILLATDLLPEVLNASTNRNFVLGTARHPAPAAFPYTRYFLRKYRDVASVVRWEKIFRTTCDQRLLADLDNGRSIDGDFVSSSGVLGGEEIDDQVRQKLSGRGSRIIPNMKEIVQRQAEEIQRNLKEKKIPAAPKSPSFEKEDSFQIAHDTVLGLVECIRQNGGATPDGDPSAVASAVSAVVVNAGHVIAKHLDFAGGNYHGVASIGNSLSFVRHTLHIHINSLCLLKEALGDRFSRVFEVALAVEASSAVTAAFAPPKVQRNQFQPSSETHDAYGNHTNEPLSTSGKGFVGRAGKVAAAISALVVGAVVHGAVSLERMIAVLKVKDGLEIQQVLRGLRPSNNGASRSAVTFKMDNSIEVLVHWFRILLGNCRTVYDGLIADILGESYVLALSRLQQKLPLSVVFPPAYSIFAIVRWRQYILSREDMQVYQSIANAINDITRHQPFRDICFRNTHQLYDLLAADVGDSEFAAMLETHCSDKNVRQLFMPLRGRLFLNALVDCKTPAVIQVDGSEPGEAKENELKVLSERLVQSLDTLQPAKFHWQWVELRLLLDEQALAEKLDKAEKSKIPMPILMTLADGLRKLSPNSESFTLSESEKGFTEIILSRLVARPDAAPLYSEVVHLLGKLQESLVVDVKWILQGQDAVLGRKSTRQQLLTIATRRGVPIKAQVWKPWGWSSLLTDVMANRSAKRKLEAAPIEEGEVVDDPADAKRPSKSTPNNVDRSVEATRSNINKYVTEKAFAELMLPCIDRSSPEFRSIFAGELIKQMGTVSEHIKAISRNGAKHVGLVPSGNDVSSNKSSGRKGIRGGSPNIGRRVTVGNDPTPPSASALQAIVWLRLQFIIRLLQVILADRGMRHTLAPAILSLLAARIIYEDADSPLPPASLIASRREVDSLLEPPMDVLLDRPSESLFERLLCVFHALLGNCKPSWMKSKPVSKPTVRASRDIPAFDNEAAVALQSALDHMELPGAIRRRIQAAMPILPPARHPSIQCQPSQLSLAALSPLQSTPSTSGPQQKSTSHSWVPTNISSRSKAVLPPQDPEMEVDPWTLLEDGTSCPSTSSGSNSASGIAPDHSNLKACSWLKGAVRVRRAELTYIGSLDDDS